In Streptomyces sp. NBC_00414, a single window of DNA contains:
- a CDS encoding amidohydrolase family protein, with product MFVVDTQIHIWKEETPDRPWVPGARERIRLNGHREDPFSYEEALELMDEAGVNRALILPPSWEGDRIDYALEACEAHPDRFGIMARIPQNKPEEGKALLADFAQNPHVKGTRLTFHRPIDRNWMIDGTNDWYWPIAEELRIPTMVHAPIWKRELGEIAAKHPELKIIIDHMGIMARCVDDAIGYWVQETADLAAHPNIHVKLSALPGYSTQPFPNNNIQKYVREMVDRMGPQRCFYGTDITRLLGHGITYTDTIEQFTKHWDFTPEELEWIMGRGISEVLNWPIEG from the coding sequence ATGTTCGTCGTCGACACACAGATCCACATCTGGAAGGAAGAGACCCCGGACCGCCCCTGGGTCCCCGGCGCGCGTGAGCGCATCCGCCTCAACGGCCACCGCGAGGACCCCTTCTCGTACGAGGAGGCCCTGGAGCTGATGGACGAGGCCGGCGTCAACCGGGCGCTGATCCTGCCGCCGTCCTGGGAGGGCGACCGCATCGACTACGCGCTGGAGGCGTGCGAGGCGCACCCGGACCGCTTCGGCATCATGGCCCGCATCCCGCAGAACAAGCCCGAGGAGGGCAAGGCGCTGCTGGCCGACTTCGCGCAGAACCCGCATGTGAAGGGCACCCGGCTCACCTTCCACCGGCCGATCGACCGCAACTGGATGATCGACGGCACCAACGACTGGTACTGGCCGATCGCCGAGGAGCTGCGCATCCCGACGATGGTCCACGCCCCGATCTGGAAGCGCGAACTCGGCGAGATCGCCGCCAAGCACCCCGAGTTGAAGATCATCATCGATCACATGGGCATCATGGCCCGCTGCGTCGACGACGCGATCGGCTACTGGGTCCAGGAGACCGCCGACCTCGCCGCCCACCCGAACATCCACGTGAAGCTCTCGGCGCTCCCGGGCTACTCCACGCAGCCCTTCCCGAACAACAACATCCAGAAGTACGTACGCGAGATGGTCGACAGGATGGGGCCGCAGCGCTGCTTCTACGGCACCGACATCACGCGGCTGCTCGGCCACGGCATCACCTACACCGACACCATCGAGCAGTTCACCAAGCACTGGGACTTCACGCCCGAAGAGCTCGAATGGATCATGGGTCGAGGTATCTCCGAGGTCCTGAACTGGCCGATCGAGGGCTGA
- a CDS encoding GlcG/HbpS family heme-binding protein: MNPLTLDAAEEIIDAAHQRAQAIGKAVSVAVVDAGGFPIAIRRPDGARPLTPDIARAKAYTAAIMQRPGTMLKKWQESQPVFFAQLSQLPGAALPIMATEGSLAIKRAGEIIGGLGIAGGTADEDQRIAEEVLRSLGYELEFAAWGVAGTPAPSGKEA, encoded by the coding sequence ATGAACCCCCTGACCCTGGACGCCGCCGAGGAGATCATCGACGCCGCCCACCAGCGCGCCCAGGCGATCGGGAAAGCGGTGAGTGTCGCCGTGGTGGACGCGGGCGGATTCCCCATCGCCATCCGCCGCCCGGACGGCGCCCGCCCCCTCACCCCGGACATCGCACGCGCCAAGGCCTACACCGCGGCGATCATGCAGCGCCCCGGCACGATGCTGAAGAAATGGCAGGAGAGCCAGCCGGTCTTCTTCGCCCAGCTCTCCCAACTCCCGGGTGCCGCCCTGCCGATCATGGCCACCGAGGGCAGCCTCGCCATCAAGAGGGCCGGCGAGATCATCGGCGGCCTCGGCATCGCGGGCGGTACGGCGGACGAGGACCAGCGGATCGCCGAGGAGGTCCTCCGATCCCTCGGCTACGAGCTGGAGTTCGCCGCCTGGGGCGTCGCGGGCACGCCCGCGCCGTCCGGAAAGGAGGCGTGA
- a CDS encoding alpha/beta fold hydrolase, producing MPFADSDGTAVFYERHGSGPAILFVHGSGGHHAAWWQQVAALRAEFTVLTVDLRGFGSSDPRDRPRLDTGSGSDSGTGSDSGTGTGSGSGTGSARREFDGQDFPGDVVAVLDQEDLTDVMLVGQSIGSVAALRAALLRPGRVGSVVLGHSLGGIAHPELKELAAADRAEAVKLPVIDRLLTRRFQRERADLTFLFQQMGTFNIARMQDLRNLDTDGPSLEDIQNSGVKVAFLAGEQDAVLGVKTVTRAHELLPGSHLEIVEGAPHSMYWEAPDTYNAAVARLRRTLTAQAPATQKEAE from the coding sequence ATGCCCTTTGCGGACTCCGACGGCACCGCCGTCTTCTACGAGCGCCACGGCAGCGGCCCGGCGATCCTGTTCGTCCACGGCAGCGGCGGACACCACGCCGCCTGGTGGCAGCAAGTGGCCGCGCTGCGCGCCGAGTTCACGGTGCTCACCGTGGATCTGCGCGGCTTCGGCTCGTCCGACCCCCGTGACCGCCCCCGCCTGGACACCGGCTCGGGCTCCGACAGCGGCACCGGCTCCGACAGCGGCACCGGCACCGGCTCCGGCTCAGGCACCGGCTCAGCGAGGCGCGAGTTCGACGGCCAGGACTTTCCCGGTGACGTCGTCGCGGTCCTCGACCAGGAGGACCTCACCGACGTGATGCTCGTGGGCCAGTCCATCGGCTCCGTCGCCGCGTTGCGGGCGGCGCTGCTGCGCCCCGGGCGGGTCGGCTCGGTCGTTCTCGGCCACTCCCTCGGCGGCATCGCGCACCCCGAGCTGAAGGAGCTGGCCGCCGCCGACCGCGCCGAGGCCGTCAAGCTGCCGGTCATCGACCGTCTGCTCACCCGGCGCTTCCAGCGGGAGCGCGCCGATCTGACCTTCCTGTTCCAGCAGATGGGCACCTTCAACATCGCCAGGATGCAGGACCTGCGCAACCTCGACACCGACGGCCCGTCGCTGGAGGACATCCAGAACTCGGGCGTCAAGGTCGCCTTCCTGGCCGGCGAGCAGGACGCGGTGCTCGGCGTGAAGACCGTGACCCGCGCCCATGAACTGCTGCCCGGCTCCCACCTGGAGATCGTCGAGGGAGCCCCGCACTCCATGTACTGGGAGGCGCCCGACACGTACAACGCGGCCGTCGCCCGCCTGCGCCGCACCCTCACCGCACAGGCCCCCGCCACACAGAAAGAAGCCGAATGA
- a CDS encoding VOC family protein: protein MSKEPRYIHHVNFPTTDPDRTADWYTKVFGMKRIMPKSNTRVVLMTRGNFDLHFTPVEEMERMAPYHFAVEVDDWDDFLEHLGELGIRHTRPIQRPENQSKFCYIHDPDHTMIELVWHGKRPN from the coding sequence ATGAGCAAGGAACCCCGGTACATCCACCACGTCAACTTCCCCACCACGGACCCCGACCGGACCGCCGACTGGTACACCAAGGTCTTCGGGATGAAGCGGATCATGCCCAAGTCCAACACCCGAGTGGTGCTGATGACACGCGGCAACTTCGACCTGCACTTCACCCCGGTCGAGGAGATGGAGCGCATGGCGCCCTACCACTTCGCCGTCGAGGTCGACGACTGGGACGACTTCCTTGAGCACCTGGGGGAGTTGGGCATCCGCCACACCCGCCCGATCCAGCGCCCCGAGAACCAGTCGAAGTTCTGCTACATCCACGACCCCGACCACACGATGATCGAGCTGGTCTGGCACGGCAAGCGCCCCAACTAG
- a CDS encoding methionine synthase II (cobalamin-independent)-like protein → MADTYNYRIDHHGSLVRPPDLAAIGVQQAVEDVVALQRRLRSTVVTDGDFPREDFRSAVLDTVSGFRRTDGTGSDGLVRWVAESLPKPNGPLVADWAGRLAGLTVIAPKVTLPSAAYLAATTYRPGLGPSSARELGEALAEIIRAEIALLVSRGVRLIQLNNPLLLTQLATEPADPGALSFEDALAVEASAVRLDERPEGVRIGVAPGWTAPAAVDRARAERLYGEVAADRWILPFDQGTAAELDLLRALPEDRDVCLGVVDATVPELEDLDTVLARIDAAAEVKDLEDAALSPSRGFADVASRPLLSAEEQRRKLVLVETLARYCWGNEF, encoded by the coding sequence ATGGCCGACACGTACAACTACCGCATCGACCACCACGGCAGCCTGGTCCGGCCGCCCGACCTCGCCGCGATCGGCGTACAGCAGGCGGTCGAGGACGTGGTCGCCCTCCAGCGCCGGCTGCGCTCCACCGTCGTGACCGACGGCGACTTCCCGCGGGAGGACTTCCGCAGCGCGGTTCTTGACACCGTCTCAGGATTCCGGCGTACGGACGGGACGGGCTCCGACGGTCTGGTCCGCTGGGTCGCCGAATCCCTCCCCAAGCCGAACGGTCCGCTGGTCGCGGACTGGGCCGGACGGCTCGCCGGGCTGACGGTTATCGCGCCGAAGGTGACGCTGCCCTCTGCGGCGTACCTCGCCGCCACCACGTACCGGCCGGGCCTCGGCCCCTCCTCCGCCCGTGAGTTGGGCGAGGCGCTCGCTGAGATCATCCGGGCGGAGATTGCCCTGCTGGTCTCCCGGGGCGTCCGCCTGATCCAGCTCAACAACCCACTCCTGCTGACCCAGTTGGCGACAGAACCCGCCGACCCCGGAGCCCTGTCCTTCGAGGACGCCCTCGCGGTGGAGGCGTCGGCGGTACGGCTGGACGAGCGCCCCGAAGGCGTACGCATCGGTGTGGCACCCGGCTGGACCGCACCCGCGGCGGTGGACCGGGCCCGCGCCGAGCGCCTGTACGGCGAGGTCGCGGCCGACCGCTGGATCCTGCCGTTCGACCAGGGGACCGCGGCCGAACTCGACCTGCTCAGGGCGCTGCCGGAGGACCGGGACGTCTGCCTGGGAGTGGTGGACGCGACCGTGCCCGAACTGGAGGACCTCGACACGGTGCTGGCCCGCATCGACGCGGCGGCCGAGGTGAAGGACCTTGAGGACGCGGCCCTGTCCCCGTCCCGGGGCTTCGCGGACGTGGCGAGCAGGCCACTGCTCAGCGCCGAGGAACAGCGCCGAAAACTGGTCCTGGTGGAAACCCTGGCCCGTTACTGCTGGGGCAACGAGTTCTAG
- a CDS encoding aldehyde dehydrogenase family protein, translating to MRTVEVLSGGEWVATGEWIDVHDPADVRAPIARVPALAAKDVTRAYDHAERAFAGWKRTSPFERARILTGAARLIRDRVEEIAADVTAENGKTLAEATGETLKSADFLEYYAGLARQGYGTLLHDARPNHRTHTQREPIGVILVISPWNDPLITPARKLAPLLAAGNTAVFKPATETPLAGLHFARALHEAGLPAGVLNVVTGRTAEIEEALLDDPRIVGITFTGSNAVGARIRHRLADRNVRFQGELGGKNASVVLRDADLPAAAKTVVAASFGQAGQRCTATSRVVVERPVYEEFTRLLVVEVEQLRIGPGGDPATTLCPLSSPERRDSVLADLGRAVEEGAAVLTGGGPDTAGERAHGCYVQPTVLTDVTPGTAIWREEVFGPVLVVLAVDDFTQAVDAVNDSDLGLAAAVFTRDLASAYRFADEAECGQIAVNTTTTGWDVHLPFGGFHDSGTAYKEQGEEVLRFSTRVKTVAVHIGAPDAAERIRESRG from the coding sequence ATGCGTACTGTCGAAGTCCTCTCCGGCGGGGAGTGGGTGGCGACCGGCGAGTGGATCGACGTCCACGACCCGGCCGACGTCCGAGCGCCGATCGCCCGCGTCCCCGCCCTCGCCGCCAAGGACGTCACCCGGGCCTACGACCACGCCGAACGGGCCTTCGCCGGCTGGAAGCGCACCAGCCCCTTCGAACGGGCCCGGATCCTCACCGGCGCGGCCCGGCTGATCCGCGACCGGGTCGAGGAGATCGCCGCCGACGTCACCGCCGAGAACGGCAAGACCCTGGCCGAGGCGACCGGCGAGACCCTCAAGTCCGCCGACTTCCTGGAGTACTACGCCGGGCTCGCCCGCCAGGGCTACGGCACCCTCCTGCACGACGCACGGCCGAACCACCGCACCCACACCCAGCGCGAACCCATCGGCGTGATCCTCGTGATCAGTCCCTGGAACGACCCGCTGATCACCCCGGCCCGCAAGCTCGCCCCGCTGCTCGCGGCCGGCAACACGGCCGTGTTCAAACCGGCCACCGAAACCCCGCTGGCGGGACTGCACTTCGCCCGCGCCCTGCACGAGGCGGGGCTGCCCGCCGGTGTCCTGAACGTGGTCACGGGCCGAACGGCCGAGATCGAGGAGGCGCTCCTCGACGACCCGCGGATCGTCGGCATCACCTTCACCGGCTCCAACGCCGTCGGGGCCCGCATCCGCCACAGGCTCGCCGACCGCAACGTCCGCTTCCAGGGTGAGCTGGGCGGCAAGAACGCCTCCGTGGTCCTGCGGGACGCCGACCTGCCGGCCGCCGCGAAGACGGTCGTCGCCGCCTCCTTCGGACAGGCCGGGCAGCGTTGCACCGCGACCAGCCGGGTCGTCGTCGAACGGCCCGTGTACGAGGAGTTCACCCGGCTGCTGGTCGTCGAGGTGGAGCAACTCAGGATCGGGCCGGGCGGCGACCCCGCCACCACCCTGTGCCCGCTGTCGAGCCCCGAACGGCGCGACAGCGTCCTCGCGGACCTGGGCAGGGCCGTCGAGGAGGGCGCCGCGGTCCTCACGGGCGGCGGGCCCGACACCGCGGGGGAGCGGGCGCACGGCTGCTACGTACAGCCGACCGTGCTCACCGACGTCACCCCCGGCACGGCGATCTGGCGCGAGGAGGTCTTCGGACCGGTCCTCGTGGTCCTCGCGGTCGACGACTTCACGCAGGCCGTCGACGCGGTCAACGACTCGGACCTCGGCCTCGCCGCGGCCGTCTTCACCCGTGACCTCGCCTCGGCGTACCGCTTCGCGGACGAGGCCGAGTGCGGGCAGATCGCGGTCAACACCACGACCACCGGCTGGGACGTCCATCTGCCCTTCGGCGGCTTCCACGACTCCGGAACGGCCTACAAGGAGCAGGGCGAGGAGGTCCTGCGCTTCTCGACGCGCGTGAAGACGGTCGCCGTCCACATCGGCGCGCCCGATGCCGCGGAGCGGATCCGTGAGTCCCGTGGCTGA
- the lhgO gene encoding L-2-hydroxyglutarate oxidase, translating into MADETVGVVGAGIVGLATGREIALRRPGTRVVVLEKEPEVAAHQTGHNSGVVHAGIYYAPGSLKAELCVRGVSLLREYCQEHRLPYEEIGKLVLAVREDELGRMENLYERAGNNHVPELRKVSEKEIREIEPNAGGIAALYSPRTAITDYRAIARRFAEDIESSGGEIRLGYPVTSITGVPGGIEVTSAQEQDKERLGRGPIRVDRLVLCAGLHSDTVARLAQGRPEPRIVPFRGEYMLLKPDRTDLVRGLIYPVPDPRYPFLGVHFTPRVDGSVEVGPNAVLALAREGYTRGRISARDLAGLAAYPGAWRMAARHWRTGVREYRGSLSTAAFMKDAQAYVPGVGVRDVVRGGAGVRAQALDRDGTLVDDFRVHRAGRVTAVRNAPSPAATASMAIAGHIADAVFADDTDA; encoded by the coding sequence GTGGCTGACGAGACCGTCGGCGTCGTCGGGGCCGGCATCGTGGGCCTGGCCACGGGCCGCGAGATCGCCCTGCGCCGCCCCGGCACCCGGGTGGTCGTACTGGAGAAGGAGCCCGAGGTCGCCGCCCACCAGACCGGGCACAACTCGGGCGTCGTACACGCCGGGATCTACTACGCACCGGGCAGTCTCAAGGCCGAACTGTGCGTGCGCGGTGTCTCCCTGCTGCGCGAGTACTGCCAGGAGCACAGGCTCCCGTACGAGGAGATCGGCAAGCTCGTCCTGGCCGTGCGCGAGGACGAGCTGGGCCGGATGGAGAACCTCTACGAGCGGGCCGGGAACAACCACGTGCCCGAGCTGCGGAAGGTCTCCGAGAAGGAGATCAGGGAGATCGAGCCCAACGCGGGCGGCATCGCGGCCCTGTACTCCCCGCGCACCGCGATCACCGACTACCGGGCGATCGCCCGGAGGTTCGCCGAGGACATCGAGTCCTCGGGCGGCGAGATCCGGCTGGGTTACCCCGTCACCTCGATCACCGGCGTCCCGGGCGGTATCGAGGTGACCTCAGCCCAGGAGCAGGACAAGGAACGGTTGGGTCGGGGCCCGATCCGCGTCGACCGGCTGGTCCTGTGCGCGGGGCTGCACTCGGACACCGTGGCGAGGCTGGCCCAGGGCAGGCCGGAGCCGCGGATCGTCCCGTTCCGCGGCGAGTACATGCTCCTGAAGCCGGACAGGACCGATCTCGTACGAGGCCTGATCTACCCGGTGCCCGACCCGCGTTACCCCTTCCTCGGCGTGCACTTCACCCCGCGTGTCGACGGCTCGGTCGAGGTCGGCCCGAACGCCGTCCTGGCCCTGGCCAGAGAGGGATACACGCGCGGCAGGATCTCGGCGAGGGACCTCGCGGGACTCGCCGCCTACCCCGGCGCCTGGCGGATGGCCGCCCGGCACTGGCGGACAGGCGTCCGGGAGTACCGCGGCTCCCTCTCCACGGCGGCCTTCATGAAGGACGCGCAGGCGTACGTCCCGGGCGTCGGTGTCCGTGACGTCGTGCGCGGCGGAGCCGGTGTCCGCGCCCAGGCCCTGGACCGGGACGGCACGCTCGTCGACGACTTCCGCGTCCACCGGGCGGGCCGGGTCACCGCCGTCCGCAACGCCCCCTCACCGGCCGCGACCGCCTCCATGGCGATCGCCGGACACATCGCCGACGCCGTCTTCGCCGACGACACCGATGCCTGA
- a CDS encoding putative quinol monooxygenase, with protein sequence MAYAVIARYRCEPADEAAVRAALLQVRGLTRAEPANEVYEVHSVVDEPGGLLLYERYADRDGFEAHKAADHFQELIVRTVWPLLTDRSVTFAEVL encoded by the coding sequence ATGGCCTACGCAGTCATCGCCCGCTACCGCTGCGAGCCCGCCGACGAGGCCGCGGTGCGTGCCGCCCTGTTGCAGGTGCGCGGGCTCACGCGTGCGGAACCCGCCAACGAGGTGTACGAGGTGCACTCCGTGGTGGACGAGCCCGGCGGCCTTCTGTTGTACGAGAGGTACGCCGACCGGGACGGGTTCGAGGCGCACAAGGCGGCGGACCACTTCCAGGAGCTGATCGTCCGGACGGTGTGGCCGCTGCTGACGGACCGGTCGGTCACCTTTGCGGAGGTGCTGTAG
- a CDS encoding thiamine pyrophosphate-dependent enzyme, with protein MSSETPSKTPSEAPSEKTGTTGPPGADGGDALVTAFAAAGADHLFCSSGSEWAPVWESLARRHRDGLPCPAYLDLTHETVAVGMATGYGLLRRRPQGVLLHAAPGLLQGSMAVHGALLAGVPMVVASSESTTYGDGPGQDPGGQWYRNLSIVGGPHGVARPFTKWATEAASVHTLPTMITRAAELAWRAPAGPAYLNIPLEILLEEWDGREAHPVVPPGSTHSSPEQVDQVARLIREARNPVIVTETAGREEGGFEALVAFAEAWSLPVVEPDSAVCGNFPRSHPLHAGSGIGPWMDDADLILLVNCRAPFYPPSRRPSRARVVVIDEVPQRPHVVYQVLFADRYLEGEVTNTLRQLAERAKGLDGTAVAIRRTAQEERHRSERAAIAAAETKAAETPASARTAEGGDRGRSDGVDPVLVAATLRELLHGRDGIVVDETITHSRVVRRHVRTDAPDSYFYVQGGLGQGIAVALGVKLAARERPVVLTIGDGAFAYNPVIPSYDASKTYELPLLIVVFNNRVYKSMNLNHRRFYPEGAAAETGEWLGTDLRRLPRLARFAEPFGMHTETVDAPDALAPALERALKAVSEGTTAVVDVLVTR; from the coding sequence ATGTCATCAGAGACGCCTTCGAAGACGCCTTCAGAGGCGCCCTCGGAGAAGACCGGCACGACCGGTCCCCCGGGAGCCGACGGCGGAGACGCTCTCGTCACCGCCTTCGCCGCCGCCGGCGCCGACCACCTCTTCTGCTCGTCGGGGTCCGAGTGGGCCCCGGTGTGGGAGTCCCTCGCCCGCCGCCATCGGGACGGGCTGCCCTGTCCCGCGTACCTCGACCTGACGCACGAGACCGTCGCCGTCGGCATGGCCACCGGCTACGGTCTGCTCAGGCGCCGCCCCCAGGGCGTGCTGCTGCACGCGGCCCCCGGGCTGCTGCAGGGCTCCATGGCCGTGCACGGGGCGCTGCTCGCGGGCGTCCCCATGGTGGTGGCCTCCTCGGAGTCGACCACGTACGGCGACGGACCCGGCCAGGACCCCGGCGGCCAGTGGTACCGCAACCTCTCCATCGTGGGCGGCCCGCACGGCGTCGCCCGGCCCTTCACCAAGTGGGCCACCGAGGCCGCGAGCGTCCACACCCTGCCCACCATGATCACGCGGGCCGCGGAACTGGCCTGGCGGGCACCGGCGGGACCGGCGTACCTGAACATCCCGCTGGAGATCCTCCTTGAGGAGTGGGACGGCCGGGAGGCCCACCCCGTCGTGCCGCCGGGCTCCACCCACAGCTCGCCCGAGCAGGTCGACCAGGTCGCGCGGCTGATCCGGGAAGCCCGCAACCCGGTGATCGTGACCGAGACGGCGGGCCGTGAGGAGGGCGGCTTCGAAGCGCTGGTCGCCTTCGCCGAGGCATGGAGCCTCCCGGTCGTCGAGCCCGACTCGGCGGTCTGCGGCAACTTCCCGCGCAGCCATCCGTTGCATGCCGGCAGCGGCATCGGGCCGTGGATGGACGACGCGGACCTCATCCTCCTCGTCAACTGCCGCGCCCCCTTCTACCCGCCGTCCCGCCGCCCCTCCCGGGCACGGGTCGTCGTCATCGACGAGGTGCCGCAGCGCCCGCACGTCGTCTACCAAGTCCTGTTCGCCGACAGGTACCTGGAGGGTGAGGTGACCAACACCCTGCGCCAGCTGGCCGAGCGGGCGAAGGGCCTCGACGGGACCGCGGTGGCGATCCGTCGTACGGCACAGGAGGAACGGCACCGTTCCGAGCGGGCCGCGATCGCCGCCGCGGAGACGAAGGCCGCGGAGACGCCCGCCTCCGCCCGGACCGCCGAGGGAGGGGACCGGGGACGGTCCGACGGCGTCGACCCCGTCCTCGTCGCCGCCACCCTGCGCGAACTGCTGCACGGCCGGGACGGCATCGTCGTCGACGAGACCATCACCCACAGCCGTGTCGTCAGGCGCCACGTCCGGACCGACGCGCCCGACTCGTACTTCTACGTGCAGGGCGGACTGGGCCAGGGCATCGCGGTCGCGCTCGGCGTCAAACTCGCCGCCCGGGAGCGCCCGGTGGTCCTCACGATCGGCGACGGCGCCTTCGCGTACAACCCGGTCATCCCGTCGTACGACGCCTCGAAGACCTATGAACTGCCGCTGCTGATCGTGGTGTTCAACAACCGTGTCTACAAGTCGATGAACCTCAACCACCGCAGGTTCTACCCCGAGGGCGCGGCGGCCGAGACGGGGGAGTGGCTCGGTACCGACCTGCGCCGGCTGCCCCGACTGGCGCGGTTCGCCGAGCCGTTCGGCATGCACACCGAGACGGTCGACGCGCCGGACGCCCTCGCGCCCGCGCTCGAACGCGCCCTCAAGGCCGTGTCGGAGGGCACCACAGCCGTCGTCGACGTCCTGGTCACCCGCTGA